In Thunnus thynnus chromosome 11, fThuThy2.1, whole genome shotgun sequence, the following proteins share a genomic window:
- the LOC137192147 gene encoding trace amine-associated receptor 13c-like, translating into MELQEGVELCFPQLLNTSCRKPMQPRAETVFLNILLSSISLLTVSLNLLVIISISHFRQLHTPTNLLLLSLAVSDFLVGLLLMPVQILLIGGCWFLGTFICGLFYYASFILTSASVGNMVLISVDRYVAICDPLCYPTKVTLTKVKICVCLCWACSVLYNGLILNDFLKHPDRYNSCYGECVVVIDFITGAVDVTLTFVGPIAVIIVLYMRVFVVAVSQVRAMRSHIAAVTLQGSVRVTARTSERKAARTLGVVVLVFLICFCPYFYPSLAGQDMSTSVAFSIFGVWLLYCNSCLNPIIYAFFYPWFRKSIKLTVTLKILQPDSCDVNIL; encoded by the exons ATGGAGCTCCAGGAAGGAGTTGAACTCTGCTTTCCACAACTCCTCAACACCTCCTGCAGGAAACCGATGCAGCCTCGTGCTGAGACTGTATTCCTTAACATCTTGCTGTCCTCCATTTCTCTGCTCACTGTGTCTCTCAACCTGCTGGTCATCATCTCTATCTCCCACTTCAG gcaGCTCCACACCCCCACCAACctactgcttctctctctggctgtgtCAGACTTCCTCGTTGGCCTCCTGCTGATGCCTGTTCAGATCCTCCTTATAGGGGGCTGCTGGTTTTTGGGGACCTTCATATGTGGTCTTTTTTATTATGCCTCTTTTATCCTTACATCTGCCTCAGTAGGAAACATGGTCCTCATATCAGTTGACCGATATGTGGCCATTTGTGACCCTCTGTGTTATCCCACAAAAGTCACTCTGACAAAAGTCaaaatctgtgtttgtctgtgttgggCCTGTTCTGTGCTCTACAACGGACTGATACTGAATGACTTTCTGAAACATCCAGATAGATATAATTCCTGCTATGGAGAGTGTGTGGTTGTAATTGACTTCATAACAGGAGCTGTTGATGTCACGTTGACCTTTGTTGGCCCCATTGCTGTCATAATAGTTCTTTATATGAGAGTATTTGTGGTGGCTGTGTCTCAGGTTCGAGCCATGAGGTCCCACATTGCAGCTGTCACACTTCAGGGTTCAGTGAGAGTAACTGCAAGGACGTCTGAGAGAAAAGCTGCCAGAACTCTTGGTGTTGTCGtacttgtgtttttaatatgtttctgtCCATATTTTTATCCCTCTCTCGCAGGCCAGGACATGTCAACCAGTGTTGCATTTTCAATATTTGGGGTCTGGCTGCTCTATTGTAACTCTTGTCTAAATCCAATTATCTATGCTTTTTTCTACCCCTGGTTTAGGAAATCTATTAAACTCACTGTTACTCTAAAGATACTGCAGCCTGACTCCTGTGATGTCAACATACTGTAG
- the LOC137193072 gene encoding LOW QUALITY PROTEIN: trace amine-associated receptor 13c-like (The sequence of the model RefSeq protein was modified relative to this genomic sequence to represent the inferred CDS: deleted 2 bases in 1 codon) translates to MMMETLEGAGLCFPHLNSSCKKPTHPHTEAMLIYVLLSSISLVTVALNLLVIFSISHFRQLHTPTNLLLLSLAVSDLLVGLLLMPVEIIYIEACWFLSDIVCTLYYVVDYIITSTSVANMVLLSLDRYIAICDPLHYPTKVTKRRTEICVCLCWICSVFYRILLLNDHLEQPGRSNSCLGECVVVINYIAGVVDLVFTFIIPITVIIILYTRVFVVAVSQARAIAAVSAQRSGAVTVKKTEMKAARTLGIVVVVFLICFCPYYYPALAGEDTTVNASYAAFDIWLAHFNSCLNPVIYTFFYPWFRKSIKLIFTLQILKTGSRDAKIL, encoded by the exons ATGATGATGGAGACCCTGGAGGGAGCTGGACTCTGCTTTCCACACCTGAACTCTTCCTGCAAGAAACCCACACATCCTCACACTGAGGCCATGCTG ATATACGTTCTGCTGTCCTCCATTTCTCTGGTCACTGTTGCTCTTAACCTGCTGGTCATCTTCTCCATCTCCCACTTCAG GCAGCTCCACACCCCcaccaacctcctcctcctctctctggctgtctCAGATCTCCTTGTGGGTCTCCTGCTGATGCCTGTTGAAATCATCTACATAGAAGCCTGCTGGTTTCTTAGTGATATTGTGTGCACTCTGTATTATGTTGTAGACTACATCATTACCTCTACCTCGGTAGCCAATATGGTGCTCTTGTCACTTGACCGTTACATAGCCATTTGTGACCCTCTGCATTACCCCACCAAAGTCACTAAGAGAAGAAcagaaatctgtgtgtgtttgtgttggattTGTTCTGTCTTCTATCGGATTCTCCTTTTAAATGATCACCTGGAACAACCAGGAAGGTCCAATTCCTGCTTGGGAGAGTGTGTGGTTGTCATCAACTACATTGCAGGAGTTGTTGACCTTGTTTTCACCTTTATTATTCCCATTACTGTCATCATAATTCTGTATACCAGAGTATTTGTGGTGGCTGTGTCTCAGGCTCGTGCCATTGCAGCTGTTTCAGCTCAGCGCTCAGGGGCTGTAACTGTGAAGAAAACTGAGATGAAGGCAGCCAGGACTCTTGGTATTGTTGTAGTTGTGTTTCTGATTTGTTTCTGCCCGTACTACTACCCAGCTCTGGCAGGTGAAGACACTACAGTCAATGCTTCATATGCAGCTTTTGATATCTGGCTGGCACATTTCAACTCCTGTCTGAACCCTGTGATCTATACCTTTTTCTACCCTTGGTTCAGAAAATCTATTAAACTCATTTTTACGCTTCAGATACTGAAGACTGGCTCCCGTGATGCTAAAATATTGTAA